One part of the Pseudoalteromonas ulvae UL12 genome encodes these proteins:
- a CDS encoding methyl-accepting chemotaxis protein, protein MSSIKAKLLSVVLGGLFTIVVAGSLAVYNFHLLILDFDLVIKQQLDARNHTNKVLSEFKTQVQEWKNVLIRGHDATQYDKYLKRFIKNEQSIQQQIDDLLARSYLSASSLDMLREFKHEHAKLGGLYRQGLKEFEQAQFNTQAGDSAVKGIDRASATLLNTLSEQIAIQADQQVSHIEAKAEQLLYYTVIAILILLLVTTSVVIYFIQRLITTPVKEAAHVAKEIAQGNLHNQIIVNSNDEIGRLLGALNSMQTNIRDIQADLTVQMEQQKQKAIESGRIKQALDNVSANVMVTDSSYTVIYTNQSMSTVFNAMQTELAQQFGQFDSQQLLGLSLTHIFNHQPQQSLLLSAAERSIEVEVTIAKRIFNLVASPVQNDANQVIGVVWEWDDLTEQREAELQVSTIINAAKKGKLSTRLDTSRLDGFMVVLAKGINEMLDAIVAPIQLTARYIDQIAQGEIPKDISTDYQGDFNQIRNSFLTCTEAIGLLITDTNMLVDATSKGLLKQRAKAEFHKGDYKTIINGFNQTLDAIVKPIETTSHYLNQIAQGHIPTQVSDDYQGDFIQVKDSLTECARAINALISDTQYLADSAIKGQLSVRVDSTNHQGDFASIVQGINHTLDAIVQPINLTANYLNEISQGIIPEHISEQFEGEFAQVRASLVRCTSAVQQLLSDSSLLADAAAAGDLSVRADQAQHLGEFANIISGFNATLDAITQPLNECQQVIGALAQGNLTMRVEGSYSGQFKELQQSVNSSVTNLAALVGQIDQTAVSITASSTQIYQGVTELSHRTESQASSIEETTASVSELTATVNLNASNAQSASQLAMQANTQTQHGEDLLNKTVSAMKAISHSSDEISKIIQVINEIAFQTNLLALNAAVEAARAGDKGRGFAVVAAEVRQLAQRSAEASKNIGLLINDSVARVKHGMELVDDSGVTLKGILGAVQELSGLMNNIASASKEQSSGINQINVAIKQIEKMTYQNNELVENAGSSSSELEQQALEMKTLMGQFVVA, encoded by the coding sequence ATGAGCTCAATTAAGGCGAAACTTCTTAGCGTCGTTTTAGGTGGTTTATTTACGATTGTAGTGGCAGGCTCGCTTGCTGTGTACAATTTCCATCTATTAATCCTCGATTTTGATTTAGTGATTAAGCAACAGCTTGATGCACGAAACCACACCAATAAAGTACTGAGCGAATTCAAAACACAGGTGCAAGAATGGAAAAATGTTTTAATACGCGGTCACGATGCCACGCAGTATGACAAATACCTCAAGCGGTTTATTAAAAATGAACAGTCTATTCAGCAGCAAATAGACGATTTACTCGCCCGGTCCTATTTATCAGCATCAAGTTTAGACATGCTGAGAGAATTTAAGCACGAACACGCAAAACTCGGAGGCCTTTACCGTCAGGGGCTTAAAGAATTTGAACAGGCTCAATTTAATACACAAGCGGGCGATAGCGCAGTAAAAGGCATCGATCGCGCTTCAGCAACATTGCTTAATACACTCAGTGAACAAATTGCTATTCAGGCTGATCAACAAGTGTCACACATCGAAGCTAAAGCTGAGCAATTGTTATATTACACCGTTATCGCAATATTGATTTTATTGTTAGTGACTACATCGGTTGTTATCTATTTTATTCAGCGGTTGATCACCACTCCGGTGAAAGAAGCAGCCCATGTCGCAAAAGAAATAGCGCAAGGGAATTTGCATAATCAGATCATTGTTAATAGCAATGATGAGATTGGCCGCTTATTGGGTGCATTAAATAGCATGCAAACAAATATTCGCGATATTCAAGCCGATTTAACTGTGCAGATGGAACAACAGAAACAAAAAGCAATTGAATCAGGGCGAATTAAGCAAGCTCTTGATAATGTCTCTGCCAATGTAATGGTGACTGACTCAAGTTATACCGTCATCTATACCAACCAGTCGATGAGTACAGTGTTTAACGCGATGCAAACTGAGCTGGCTCAGCAGTTTGGGCAATTTGATAGTCAGCAATTGCTAGGTCTTTCACTCACTCATATCTTCAATCATCAGCCACAGCAATCGCTGTTGTTATCGGCAGCAGAGCGTTCAATTGAAGTTGAAGTGACAATTGCCAAGCGAATTTTTAACTTAGTCGCTAGCCCTGTTCAAAATGATGCTAATCAGGTCATCGGTGTTGTTTGGGAGTGGGATGATTTAACCGAACAGCGCGAAGCTGAGCTTCAGGTATCGACCATTATTAATGCGGCAAAAAAGGGTAAGTTATCAACGCGTTTAGATACTAGCCGACTTGATGGCTTTATGGTGGTGCTAGCTAAGGGTATCAACGAAATGCTCGACGCAATTGTCGCACCCATTCAATTAACAGCAAGATATATTGACCAAATAGCGCAAGGGGAGATACCTAAAGATATTTCTACAGATTATCAAGGTGACTTCAATCAAATAAGAAATAGCTTTTTAACCTGTACAGAAGCCATTGGTTTATTGATTACTGATACCAATATGTTAGTTGACGCAACCAGTAAGGGATTGTTGAAGCAACGCGCTAAAGCCGAGTTTCATAAAGGTGACTATAAAACGATTATCAACGGCTTTAATCAAACTTTAGATGCGATTGTTAAACCCATCGAAACGACCAGTCATTATTTGAATCAGATTGCTCAAGGGCATATTCCAACTCAAGTCAGCGACGATTATCAAGGCGATTTTATCCAAGTTAAAGACAGCCTAACTGAGTGTGCTCGTGCTATCAATGCACTGATCAGTGATACCCAATATCTTGCGGACTCAGCAATTAAAGGGCAACTCAGTGTGCGTGTTGATAGCACGAATCATCAGGGGGATTTTGCCAGTATAGTGCAAGGCATTAATCACACTTTAGATGCGATTGTTCAACCGATTAATTTGACTGCTAATTATTTAAATGAAATATCACAAGGGATCATTCCTGAGCACATTAGCGAGCAATTTGAAGGGGAGTTTGCTCAGGTGCGGGCTAGTTTAGTCCGCTGTACGTCTGCTGTGCAGCAACTGCTTTCGGACTCATCTTTGTTAGCTGATGCGGCTGCCGCAGGCGATTTGTCTGTGCGTGCAGATCAAGCGCAGCATTTAGGTGAGTTTGCCAATATTATCAGTGGCTTTAATGCGACCCTTGATGCTATTACACAGCCTTTGAATGAATGCCAGCAAGTAATAGGCGCTCTGGCGCAAGGTAACCTGACAATGCGGGTCGAAGGGTCGTACAGTGGTCAATTTAAAGAGCTTCAGCAAAGTGTTAATTCAAGTGTGACTAACTTAGCGGCACTTGTTGGGCAAATCGATCAAACAGCGGTGAGCATAACAGCATCTTCAACCCAGATTTATCAAGGTGTCACTGAGCTCAGTCACCGCACAGAATCGCAAGCGAGTTCTATCGAGGAAACCACAGCATCGGTCAGTGAATTAACAGCGACTGTTAATTTAAATGCTAGCAATGCACAAAGCGCTAGTCAGTTAGCAATGCAGGCCAATACTCAAACTCAGCATGGTGAAGATTTATTAAATAAAACAGTTTCAGCAATGAAAGCGATTAGTCATAGCTCCGATGAGATTTCAAAGATAATTCAAGTCATCAATGAAATCGCTTTTCAAACTAATTTACTCGCTTTAAATGCGGCGGTTGAAGCCGCGCGTGCCGGTGATAAAGGCCGAGGGTTTGCGGTTGTTGCGGCAGAGGTTCGCCAACTAGCACAGCGTAGTGCTGAGGCATCTAAAAATATTGGGCTATTGATCAACGACAGTGTTGCCAGAGTGAAACATGGCATGGAATTGGTCGATGATTCGGGAGTCACGCTCAAAGGTATTTTAGGGGCTGTTCAAGAGCTGAGTGGCTTGATGAATAACATTGCCAGTGCCAGTAAAGAGCAGTCATCCGGAATTAATCAAATCAATGTTGCCATTAAACAAATCGAGAAAATGACCTATCAAAATAATGAGCTGGTTGAAAACGCGGGTTCTTCAAGTTCTGAGTTAGAACAACAAGCACTTGAGATGAAAACCCTGATGGGGCAATTTGTCGTCGCTTAA
- a CDS encoding isocitrate lyase, producing the protein MSNYQQEIDHISTLCQIQGSAWSAINPEYASRMRLQNRFRTGLDIAKYTAKIMREDMADYDQDHSNYTQSLGCWHGFTAQQMMMAVKRHQKTTKKSYVYLSGWMVAALRSDFGPLPDQSMHEKTAVANLIEEIYTFLKQADARELDHLYKELDQTRANGGDVNAVINKIDNFETHIVPIIADIDAGFGNEEATYLLAKKMIEAGACCIQIENQVSDAKQCGHQAGKVTVPHEDFLAKINAVRYAFLELGVDDGVIVARTDSLGASLTQKIPVSRTPGDLASQYNSFLDTSPVNGPEDLNEGDMTIKLDGQLVKPVRLDNGLYQFREGTEKQRVVLDCITSLQSGADLLWIETEKPHVKQIAELVNEIKQTVPNAKLVYNNSPSFNWTLKFREQVYQEWQEAGKDLTSYPDPSLDAKALMTSEMDSTELAKEADVLVQNFQRDGAMEAGIFHHLITLPTYHTAALSTDILAEGYFGDLGMLAYVRDVQRQEIRREQASVKHQDLAGSNIGDTHKEYFSGENALKAGGEANTMNQF; encoded by the coding sequence ATGTCTAACTATCAACAAGAAATTGACCATATCAGCACCTTATGCCAAATCCAAGGTTCAGCATGGAGTGCAATCAACCCTGAATACGCCAGTCGCATGCGCTTACAGAATCGTTTTCGTACTGGGTTAGATATTGCGAAGTACACCGCAAAAATAATGCGTGAAGACATGGCTGATTACGATCAAGACCATAGCAACTACACTCAATCTTTAGGTTGCTGGCATGGTTTTACGGCACAACAAATGATGATGGCTGTAAAACGCCATCAAAAAACCACGAAAAAAAGCTACGTGTATTTGAGTGGTTGGATGGTTGCAGCATTACGTTCTGATTTTGGCCCACTTCCAGACCAAAGCATGCATGAAAAAACAGCGGTTGCGAACCTAATTGAAGAAATTTATACCTTCTTAAAACAAGCAGATGCCCGCGAATTAGATCATCTTTACAAAGAGTTAGATCAAACTCGTGCCAATGGCGGTGATGTAAATGCAGTCATTAATAAAATTGATAATTTCGAAACCCACATTGTGCCTATCATTGCCGATATCGATGCTGGTTTTGGTAATGAAGAAGCCACTTATTTATTGGCTAAAAAAATGATTGAAGCAGGTGCATGTTGTATTCAAATCGAAAACCAAGTATCTGATGCTAAACAGTGTGGCCATCAAGCAGGAAAGGTCACCGTTCCACATGAAGACTTCTTAGCTAAAATCAACGCCGTTCGTTATGCATTTTTAGAGCTAGGTGTTGATGACGGTGTCATTGTTGCCCGTACGGATTCTTTAGGTGCCAGCTTGACACAAAAAATCCCAGTTTCTCGCACACCTGGTGATTTAGCCAGCCAGTACAATAGCTTCTTAGACACGAGCCCAGTAAATGGCCCTGAAGACCTAAATGAAGGCGACATGACCATTAAACTTGATGGCCAATTAGTCAAACCAGTGCGTTTAGATAATGGTTTATATCAATTTAGAGAAGGAACCGAAAAGCAGCGCGTTGTGCTTGACTGCATTACTAGCTTGCAATCTGGCGCTGACTTACTGTGGATCGAAACAGAAAAGCCACATGTGAAGCAAATAGCTGAATTAGTGAATGAAATAAAACAAACCGTTCCGAATGCAAAATTGGTGTATAACAACTCTCCATCATTTAACTGGACACTTAAATTCCGTGAGCAAGTGTACCAAGAGTGGCAAGAAGCAGGAAAAGATCTAACTAGCTACCCAGATCCAAGCCTTGATGCCAAAGCACTGATGACCAGTGAGATGGACAGTACAGAACTCGCCAAAGAAGCCGATGTATTGGTGCAAAACTTCCAGCGTGATGGTGCAATGGAAGCGGGGATTTTCCACCACTTGATCACCTTACCAACTTATCATACTGCTGCATTGAGTACTGATATTTTAGCTGAAGGCTACTTTGGAGACTTAGGTATGCTGGCTTATGTTCGTGATGTTCAACGCCAGGAAATCCGCCGAGAGCAAGCGTCTGTTAAACATCAAGACTTAGCAGGCTCAAACATTGGTGACACACATAAAGAATACTTCTCAGGTGAAAACGCACTAAAAGCGGGCGGTGAAGCCAATACAATGAATCAGTTTTAA
- a CDS encoding malate synthase G: protein MNGTQHTPPSSRIEHAGLQIDPTLYQFINQEALAGLPVSIDDFWLRFANIINELTPINRGLLAKRDQLQSQIDAYHQQHPSLNAAHYQAFLTDIGYLAPAVAPFEITTANVEPEIASLAGPQLVVPVSNARFALNAANARWGSLYDALYGTDAISLDDGAENSGMYNPVRGKKVIRYGREFLDSALPLSTGSHGDSTNYSINNNQLLVTLEDSRQISLAEPDKLCGFVGQAQNPSILLFKNNGLHFEIHLDHSSAIGGSDPAGIKDIVLEAALTTIMDCEDSVAAVDAEDKVQVYRNWLGLMKGTLVEKLEKNGHTIERQLASDRVYTNLAGESFSLKGRSMMFVRNVGHLMTNPAILDASGDEVFEGIMDAMITSLAAMHDLNGLSKFKNSTAASINIVKPKMHGPDEVAFSHTLFGKVEEALGLPRFTLKMGIMDEERRTTVNLPQCIYQAKERVVFINTGFLDRTGDEIHTSMEAGVVEPKADIKAAKWIQAYENWNVDTGLRSGLSHKAQIGKGMWPIPDHMAAMMQQKIAHPQSGANTAWVPSPTAATLHAMHYHQVDVFRQQDILKERPLASLDDILTPPLCADVNSLTPEVIQAELDNNAQGILGYVVRWIDQGIGCSKVPDINNIGLMEDRATLRISSQHMANWLRHGVCSKEQVIETMKRMAKVVDQQNAQDQNYTNMAGTDQDFTNNIAFQAALELVLAGVSQPNGYTEPVLHRSRLKLKQKMKR from the coding sequence ATGAATGGCACACAACACACACCACCCTCTTCGCGTATTGAGCATGCAGGGTTGCAGATTGATCCCACTTTATACCAATTTATTAATCAAGAAGCCTTAGCGGGTTTACCTGTATCTATTGATGATTTCTGGCTGCGTTTTGCCAACATCATTAATGAATTAACCCCAATTAATCGTGGTTTGCTGGCTAAGCGTGATCAACTTCAATCGCAGATTGATGCCTATCATCAGCAACATCCGAGTTTGAATGCTGCGCACTACCAGGCTTTTTTAACTGACATCGGTTATCTAGCGCCGGCCGTTGCTCCTTTTGAAATTACCACCGCGAATGTTGAGCCCGAAATAGCTTCTCTCGCGGGTCCTCAGCTTGTAGTGCCGGTCAGTAATGCTCGGTTTGCACTTAATGCCGCTAATGCTAGGTGGGGCTCGCTCTACGATGCTTTGTATGGTACTGATGCAATTAGCCTCGATGATGGCGCCGAAAATTCAGGTATGTATAACCCGGTCCGTGGTAAAAAAGTGATCCGTTATGGTCGTGAATTTTTAGATTCAGCACTGCCGCTTTCAACTGGCTCACATGGCGATAGCACTAATTATTCAATTAATAACAATCAATTATTAGTAACACTTGAAGATAGTCGTCAAATTTCATTAGCTGAGCCAGATAAGTTATGCGGCTTTGTCGGTCAGGCGCAAAACCCCAGTATTTTATTATTCAAAAATAACGGGCTGCATTTTGAAATCCATCTAGATCACTCTAGTGCCATTGGTGGCTCCGATCCGGCTGGTATAAAGGACATCGTACTTGAAGCCGCTCTTACTACGATTATGGATTGTGAAGACTCAGTCGCAGCTGTTGATGCGGAAGATAAAGTGCAGGTCTATCGGAATTGGCTTGGTTTGATGAAAGGGACTTTAGTCGAGAAACTCGAAAAAAATGGCCATACCATTGAGCGTCAATTAGCATCAGATCGCGTTTATACTAACTTGGCTGGCGAGAGTTTTTCTTTAAAAGGTCGCAGCATGATGTTTGTTCGTAATGTCGGCCACTTGATGACAAACCCAGCTATTTTAGATGCTTCAGGTGATGAAGTATTCGAAGGAATAATGGATGCCATGATCACTTCATTGGCAGCCATGCACGATTTGAATGGGCTCAGTAAATTTAAAAACTCGACCGCTGCCAGTATAAATATCGTCAAACCCAAAATGCATGGACCTGATGAAGTGGCTTTTAGCCATACACTCTTTGGAAAAGTAGAAGAAGCGCTTGGTCTGCCCCGCTTCACCTTAAAAATGGGGATTATGGATGAAGAGCGCCGTACGACTGTCAACCTCCCACAATGTATTTATCAAGCCAAAGAGCGTGTTGTATTTATTAATACGGGCTTTTTAGATCGTACAGGTGACGAAATTCATACTTCAATGGAAGCGGGTGTGGTTGAGCCTAAAGCTGATATCAAAGCTGCCAAATGGATCCAAGCGTATGAAAATTGGAATGTTGATACTGGCTTGCGTTCAGGGCTAAGTCATAAAGCACAGATCGGCAAAGGCATGTGGCCTATTCCTGATCATATGGCTGCCATGATGCAGCAAAAAATTGCTCATCCACAATCAGGTGCTAATACAGCTTGGGTGCCCTCCCCTACCGCGGCCACTTTACATGCAATGCATTACCACCAAGTTGATGTATTCCGTCAGCAAGATATCCTCAAGGAGCGACCTTTAGCGTCTTTGGATGATATTTTAACCCCTCCCCTTTGTGCTGATGTCAATTCGCTTACGCCTGAGGTCATTCAAGCTGAGCTCGATAATAATGCCCAAGGGATCCTTGGTTATGTTGTCCGTTGGATAGATCAAGGCATCGGCTGTTCAAAAGTGCCTGATATTAACAATATTGGTTTGATGGAAGACAGAGCGACTTTACGGATTTCGAGTCAACATATGGCTAACTGGCTGCGTCACGGTGTGTGTTCAAAAGAACAAGTCATCGAGACGATGAAACGTATGGCTAAAGTTGTGGATCAACAAAATGCACAGGATCAGAATTATACTAACATGGCGGGTACAGATCAGGATTTTACTAACAATATCGCCTTCCAAGCTGCTTTAGAATTAGTGCTAGCTGGAGTATCACAACCTAATGGGTACACTGAGCCAGTTTTACATCGTTCACGACTTAAGTTGAAGCAAAAAATGAAACGTTAA
- a CDS encoding YebC/PmpR family DNA-binding transcriptional regulator, translated as MGRAFEVRKGSMMKTAAAKTKVNSKYGKEIYVAAKSGGPDPDTNLTLRRLIDKAKKDQVPTHVIEKAIEKSQGVGGEDYSPARYEGFGPGSCMVIVDCLTDNPNRTIKDVRLAFTKTESKIGSPGTAAHSFDHLAILGFKGDDEDAVLEALMMADVDVTDVEQDDDMISVLAPHTEYFKTKTALLDAFPDTTFEIDEITFVPQVSTEISGDDIPVFEKFMAMLEDCDDVQNVYHNAIIKD; from the coding sequence ATGGGTAGAGCATTTGAAGTTCGTAAAGGTTCGATGATGAAAACGGCGGCCGCTAAGACCAAAGTTAATTCAAAGTATGGTAAAGAAATCTACGTAGCAGCAAAAAGTGGCGGCCCTGATCCTGATACTAACCTCACTCTTCGTCGTTTGATTGATAAAGCCAAAAAAGACCAAGTCCCAACTCACGTTATCGAAAAAGCCATTGAGAAAAGCCAAGGGGTAGGGGGGGAAGATTATTCACCTGCTCGTTATGAAGGATTTGGCCCGGGCAGCTGCATGGTGATTGTTGACTGTTTAACAGATAACCCAAACCGTACCATTAAAGATGTGCGTTTAGCCTTTACTAAAACAGAATCTAAAATTGGTAGCCCAGGTACTGCGGCCCATTCATTTGATCACTTAGCTATTTTGGGCTTTAAAGGCGATGATGAAGATGCTGTTTTAGAAGCACTGATGATGGCTGATGTCGATGTGACTGACGTTGAGCAAGATGACGATATGATATCTGTACTTGCTCCTCACACTGAGTATTTCAAAACCAAAACAGCATTACTTGATGCATTTCCTGATACAACATTTGAAATAGACGAAATTACCTTTGTGCCACAAGTCAGCACTGAAATCTCCGGGGATGATATTCCTGTGTTTGAAAAATTTATGGCGATGCTTGAAGATTGTGATGACGTCCAAAATGTGTATCACAATGCAATAATTAAAGACTAA
- the ltaE gene encoding low-specificity L-threonine aldolase, translating into MIDFRSDTVTRPTENMRKVIANALVGDDVYGDDPTVNHLEQFAAQRHGFAAALFCSSGTQANLLALMAHCERGDEYLCGQQAHNYKFEGGGAAVLGSIQPQPIENEKDGTLDFIKLAAAIKPNDPHFARTKLLSLENTINGKVLPLRYLAKAREFVNQHQLKLHLDGARVYNAAVAQNVDITAITQHFDSVSICLSKGLGAPIGSLLLGDEQLIAKARRWRKVLGGGMRQAGLLAAAGHLALTENVTRLADDHANARYLGECLNGIAGFEVNINHIETNMVFVKIDPSIDVHALAATLKQHDILITPSHLMRLVLHLDINRSDIEQFIQKIKMYVNFESSTAN; encoded by the coding sequence ATGATTGATTTTCGTTCCGATACCGTAACACGCCCAACTGAAAACATGCGCAAAGTGATTGCGAATGCCTTAGTCGGAGATGATGTCTATGGCGACGATCCTACCGTTAATCATCTTGAGCAATTTGCAGCGCAGCGTCATGGTTTTGCTGCTGCACTCTTTTGTAGTTCAGGTACCCAAGCTAATCTACTCGCGCTCATGGCACATTGTGAGCGCGGTGATGAATACTTATGTGGTCAACAAGCTCATAACTATAAATTTGAAGGTGGTGGTGCAGCGGTACTGGGTTCAATTCAACCACAGCCAATTGAAAACGAGAAAGATGGCACACTCGATTTTATAAAACTTGCCGCAGCAATCAAACCAAATGATCCGCATTTTGCCCGCACAAAATTATTAAGCCTTGAAAATACAATTAATGGCAAAGTGCTACCACTTCGTTATTTAGCCAAGGCACGAGAGTTTGTTAACCAACATCAGCTTAAGCTGCACCTTGATGGCGCCCGTGTTTATAATGCGGCTGTTGCGCAAAATGTTGATATCACCGCAATCACTCAGCATTTTGATTCAGTCAGTATTTGTTTATCAAAAGGCTTAGGTGCGCCAATCGGTTCTTTATTACTTGGGGATGAACAGCTCATTGCCAAAGCCAGACGCTGGCGTAAAGTGCTAGGTGGCGGCATGCGCCAAGCTGGCTTATTAGCTGCTGCAGGCCACTTAGCATTAACAGAAAACGTTACACGCTTAGCCGATGATCATGCCAATGCGCGTTATTTAGGGGAGTGTTTAAACGGCATTGCAGGTTTTGAAGTCAATATCAATCACATCGAAACAAATATGGTGTTTGTAAAAATAGACCCAAGTATTGACGTGCATGCCCTTGCCGCAACACTTAAACAACACGATATTCTAATCACCCCAAGCCACCTAATGCGTTTGGTATTGCATTTAGATATTAATAGAAGTGACATTGAGCAGTTTATTCAAAAAATAAAAATGTATGTAAACTTTGAAAGTTCCACCGCAAATTAG
- a CDS encoding HAD family hydrolase, translating into MIDISKIRGFIFDLDGTLVSSKLNFSLIKKQISCPANQDLLTFIANIECQQQQAAALANVHKHELEDAHDAVILPGVLELLTSLEQKGLPTAIVTRNYRQAAQIKMRNNQIKIDTLITRDDAPAKPDPSALLQLASQWQIPTQELIYVGDYLYDIDAAINANMRSCLYVEGDLPDYAHKADVVINHFKQLTDKLN; encoded by the coding sequence ATGATAGACATTAGTAAAATTCGCGGTTTCATTTTCGATTTAGATGGCACACTCGTCAGCTCAAAGCTCAATTTTTCATTAATCAAAAAACAAATATCCTGCCCCGCCAATCAAGATTTACTGACTTTTATTGCCAATATTGAATGCCAACAGCAACAAGCCGCAGCACTGGCAAATGTTCACAAACATGAGCTCGAAGACGCCCATGATGCCGTGATACTTCCCGGGGTGCTTGAATTATTAACATCACTCGAGCAAAAAGGACTGCCCACCGCGATTGTAACGCGCAATTATCGCCAAGCAGCGCAAATCAAAATGCGTAACAATCAAATCAAGATAGATACCCTCATTACTCGTGATGATGCCCCAGCCAAACCCGATCCTAGCGCTTTGTTACAGCTGGCTTCACAATGGCAAATTCCGACCCAAGAGCTGATTTATGTCGGGGATTATCTCTATGATATTGATGCGGCGATTAATGCCAACATGCGCAGCTGTTTATATGTTGAGGGCGACCTTCCTGATTACGCACATAAAGCCGATGTAGTGATCAATCACTTTAAACAACTCACTGATAAGCTGAACTAA
- a CDS encoding DUF6702 family protein, whose protein sequence is MKRILGVACILMSSLVSAHQLKSSITTVLFNQRTNNLEVMHRFYLHDSEHAVQHLYNKQADLNKDAQTQQQFADYVKEQFKLKSLADRPLALESVGHQIDGKFFWVYQEMQIPLDVKGLKMSHGALRELWPAQVNMVNIEGKGEIKTLTFTGEDQWLSASF, encoded by the coding sequence ATTAAACGCATACTTGGCGTAGCGTGTATCCTGATGAGTAGCTTAGTTAGTGCTCATCAGCTCAAGTCTTCGATTACCACAGTGTTATTTAATCAACGCACCAATAATTTAGAAGTCATGCATCGTTTTTATTTGCATGACAGCGAACATGCGGTGCAGCACCTTTATAACAAACAGGCTGATTTAAATAAGGACGCACAGACACAGCAACAATTTGCTGACTACGTGAAGGAACAATTTAAGTTAAAAAGCCTAGCAGATCGCCCTCTTGCACTTGAAAGTGTTGGGCACCAAATCGATGGTAAATTCTTTTGGGTTTATCAAGAGATGCAGATCCCTCTAGATGTCAAAGGACTCAAAATGTCCCATGGCGCATTAAGGGAGCTTTGGCCTGCACAAGTTAATATGGTCAACATTGAGGGCAAAGGTGAGATTAAAACCCTCACCTTTACTGGCGAAGATCAATGGCTCAGCGCCTCTTTTTAA